Proteins found in one Methylobacterium sp. CB376 genomic segment:
- the hisB gene encoding imidazoleglycerol-phosphate dehydratase HisB translates to MTDTSSRTGRVSRRTAETDVTVALDLDGSGRASVATGIGFLDHMLELFARHALFDLDVAVTGDLHVDQHHTTEDAGIALGQAFAQALGSKRGIRRYADLHLPMDETLTRVAVDISGRPFLVFRTHFAREKIGGFDTELVREWFQAFAMNAGITLHVETLYGENQHHIAESCYKGLARALRQAVSVDPREGDRVPSTKGSL, encoded by the coding sequence ATGACCGACACCTCCTCCCGGACCGGCCGGGTCAGCCGGCGGACCGCCGAGACCGACGTGACCGTCGCCCTCGACCTCGACGGCAGCGGCCGCGCCTCGGTCGCGACCGGCATCGGCTTCCTCGACCACATGCTGGAGCTGTTCGCCCGGCACGCCCTGTTCGACCTCGACGTCGCGGTGACGGGCGACCTGCACGTCGACCAGCACCACACGACGGAGGATGCGGGCATCGCCCTCGGCCAGGCCTTCGCGCAGGCCCTCGGCAGCAAGCGCGGCATCCGGCGCTACGCCGACCTGCACCTGCCGATGGACGAGACGCTGACCCGCGTCGCCGTGGACATCTCGGGCCGGCCCTTCCTGGTGTTCCGCACCCACTTCGCGCGCGAGAAGATTGGCGGCTTCGACACCGAACTGGTGCGCGAGTGGTTCCAGGCCTTCGCGATGAATGCCGGGATCACGCTCCACGTGGAGACGCTCTACGGCGAGAATCAGCACCATATCGCCGAGAGCTGCTACAAGGGGCTGGCACGCGCCCTGCGTCAGGCGGTGTCCGTCGACCCTCGGGAAGGGGACCGGGTCCCGTCGACGAAGGGCTCGCTCTGA
- a CDS encoding S-methyl-5'-thioadenosine phosphorylase: MAKAVLGVIGGSGVYDLPGLEDLREERIASPWGDPSDALRIGRIGATPVVFLARHGRGHRLSPSGINYRANVDVLKRAGVTDLVSLSACGSFKQELYPGLFVLVDQFVDRTHGRASSFFGDGCVAHVSMAHPVGPGLQARILEAARAEEIPVRSNGTYVCMEGPQFSTYAESITYKSLGYDVIGMTNMPEAKLAREAEITYATIAMVTDFDCWHQEHDAVEVSAVIAVARANAAKAARLVSRLARDFPAEHEPCPVRSDRALDGALLTPPEHRDPALVAKLDAVAGRVLGV, encoded by the coding sequence ATGGCGAAGGCGGTGCTCGGGGTGATCGGCGGGTCCGGGGTCTACGACCTGCCGGGACTGGAGGATCTGCGCGAGGAGCGGATCGCCTCGCCCTGGGGCGACCCCTCGGACGCGCTGCGGATCGGGCGGATCGGCGCGACCCCGGTGGTGTTCCTCGCCCGGCACGGGCGCGGCCACCGGCTGTCGCCCTCCGGCATCAATTACCGGGCGAACGTCGACGTGCTGAAGCGGGCGGGCGTCACCGACCTCGTCTCGCTCTCGGCCTGCGGCTCGTTCAAGCAGGAGCTCTATCCGGGCCTGTTCGTGCTCGTCGACCAGTTCGTGGACCGCACCCACGGCCGGGCCTCGTCCTTCTTCGGCGACGGCTGCGTCGCCCACGTCTCGATGGCCCATCCGGTCGGGCCGGGCCTGCAGGCCCGCATCCTGGAGGCGGCGCGCGCGGAGGAGATCCCGGTGCGCAGCAACGGCACCTACGTCTGCATGGAGGGGCCGCAATTCTCCACCTACGCCGAGTCGATCACCTACAAGAGCCTCGGCTACGACGTGATCGGCATGACCAACATGCCGGAGGCCAAGCTCGCCCGCGAGGCCGAGATCACCTACGCGACCATCGCGATGGTGACGGATTTCGACTGCTGGCATCAGGAGCACGACGCGGTCGAGGTCTCGGCGGTGATCGCCGTCGCGCGGGCGAACGCCGCCAAGGCGGCGCGCCTCGTGAGCCGGCTCGCCCGCGACTTCCCCGCCGAGCACGAGCCCTGCCCGGTGCGCTCGGACCGCGCCCTCGACGGGGCCCTGCTCACCCCGCCCGAGCACCGGGACCCGGCGCTCGTCGCCAAGCTCGACGCCGTGGCGGGCCGCGTGCTCGGGGTCTGA
- a CDS encoding cytochrome c1 — MIRTRALVAAALAAILSGTAALAEEHGSLPPREKWTFSGVFGTFDQAQLQRGYQVYREVCSNCHSMNYVRFRNLAEEGGPDFTEAQVKALAAEYKVKDGPNDQGEMFERPGRPADKLPAPFPNEQAAAVANGGKAPPDLSLMAKARTFSRGGLWFLIDWLPFVGYTEQGPDYIHALLNGYEETPPHGVQVPDGGHYNKYYPGNIIAMPKPLSDGQITYAKGADGKPVVPETVDQYSRDVTAYLMWTAEPHLIARKQLGLRAILFLLVLAGLFYYVKKKVWADVGGETHGLQPELHKAG; from the coding sequence ATGATCAGAACACGCGCTCTCGTGGCAGCCGCGCTCGCCGCGATCCTGTCCGGCACCGCCGCCCTCGCGGAGGAGCACGGCAGCCTTCCCCCGCGCGAGAAGTGGACCTTCTCGGGCGTGTTCGGCACCTTCGACCAGGCGCAGCTGCAGCGCGGCTATCAGGTCTACCGCGAGGTCTGCTCGAACTGCCACAGCATGAACTACGTCCGCTTCCGCAACCTCGCGGAGGAGGGCGGGCCGGACTTCACGGAGGCGCAGGTCAAGGCGCTCGCCGCGGAGTACAAGGTCAAGGACGGCCCGAACGACCAGGGCGAGATGTTCGAGCGGCCCGGCCGCCCCGCCGACAAGCTGCCGGCGCCGTTCCCGAACGAGCAGGCCGCCGCGGTCGCCAATGGCGGCAAGGCGCCGCCCGACCTGTCGCTGATGGCCAAGGCCCGCACCTTCAGCCGCGGCGGGCTGTGGTTCCTGATCGATTGGCTGCCCTTCGTCGGCTACACCGAGCAGGGGCCCGACTACATCCACGCGCTCCTCAACGGCTACGAGGAGACCCCGCCCCACGGCGTGCAGGTGCCGGACGGCGGCCACTACAACAAGTATTACCCGGGCAACATCATCGCGATGCCCAAGCCGCTCAGCGACGGCCAGATCACCTACGCCAAGGGCGCGGACGGCAAGCCGGTGGTGCCCGAGACGGTCGATCAGTACTCGCGCGACGTCACCGCCTACCTGATGTGGACGGCCGAGCCCCACCTGATCGCCCGCAAGCAGCTCGGCCTGCGCGCCATCCTGTTCCTGCTGGTCCTCGCCGGCCTCTTCTACTACGTGAAGAAGAAGGTGTGGGCCGATGTCGGCGGCGAGACGCACGGCCTGCAGCCCGAGCTGCACAAGGCGGGCTGA